The Altererythrobacter sp. Root672 genome includes a window with the following:
- a CDS encoding DUF418 domain-containing protein: MRTEPASLPRLTCLDVLRGVAVMGILVMNINNWGFGRPGYWNAAAIGGSKGLDLAVWWIDTVLAADKMRGLFSIMFGASTLLVIERAIAKSEGPAKVHYARMITLLILGYAHYAFVWRSDILVLYASCGLLLFLFHQLSPRALWIWAGLFFIAGMVPVTLDLLPIGLAGYGLMDNPPADLLEAFRQINLEVGPNSPNTAADLTLHRSGYAELFHSRVFEHTFDRFFTIVEEGAETVSLMLIGMALFKQGMLTGDWPTARYRKWACIGLGLGLVGNILLAIWQLREGMNGYAVLTSQILWSMPFDFAMSIGYTALVMAWVKSSGPSRVIDRVAAVGRMAFTNYLMTSIIMTSIFYGYGLGLTGRLSRAELFLVVLGMWGLMIAWSKPWLDRHIYGPFEWLWRSLARGRLQPMRKSPDPGLLPATHPPA; this comes from the coding sequence ATGAGGACGGAACCGGCTAGCCTCCCGCGGTTGACCTGCCTCGACGTCCTTCGCGGCGTTGCCGTGATGGGCATCCTCGTCATGAACATCAACAACTGGGGGTTCGGCCGGCCCGGTTACTGGAACGCCGCCGCGATCGGCGGGTCCAAAGGGCTCGATCTCGCCGTGTGGTGGATCGACACCGTGCTGGCGGCCGACAAGATGCGCGGCCTATTTTCGATCATGTTCGGAGCCTCGACGCTTCTGGTCATTGAGCGCGCGATCGCAAAATCGGAAGGCCCGGCGAAAGTCCATTACGCGAGAATGATCACCCTGCTGATCCTGGGATATGCCCACTACGCCTTCGTCTGGCGTAGCGACATCCTGGTCCTCTACGCTAGTTGCGGCCTATTGCTGTTTCTGTTCCACCAGCTCTCCCCCCGGGCGCTGTGGATCTGGGCTGGGCTGTTCTTCATTGCCGGCATGGTCCCGGTGACGCTCGATCTTCTCCCGATCGGGTTGGCCGGATACGGATTGATGGACAACCCGCCCGCCGATCTGCTCGAAGCCTTCCGACAGATCAACCTTGAGGTCGGCCCCAACTCCCCGAACACGGCTGCGGATCTTACCCTGCATCGTTCGGGCTATGCCGAACTGTTCCACTCCAGAGTGTTCGAACATACCTTCGACCGGTTCTTCACGATCGTGGAGGAGGGAGCGGAAACCGTCTCGCTCATGCTGATCGGGATGGCCCTGTTCAAGCAGGGCATGCTGACCGGCGATTGGCCGACTGCCCGATATCGGAAATGGGCCTGCATCGGGCTGGGACTGGGCCTGGTCGGCAACATCCTCCTCGCCATCTGGCAGCTGCGTGAAGGGATGAACGGCTATGCCGTGCTGACGTCTCAGATCCTGTGGTCAATGCCGTTCGACTTCGCGATGTCCATTGGATATACAGCGCTCGTCATGGCGTGGGTCAAGTCTAGCGGCCCTTCGCGCGTCATCGACCGCGTCGCCGCCGTAGGGCGAATGGCGTTCACCAACTACCTGATGACGTCGATCATCATGACCTCGATCTTCTACGGGTATGGCCTTGGACTGACGGGCAGGCTGAGCCGCGCTGAGCTATTCCTGGTTGTGCTGGGCATGTGGGGCCTGATGATCGCCTGGTCGAAGCCATGGCTCGACCGCCACATCTACGGTCCCTTCGAGTGGTTATGGCGCAGTCTTGCGCGCGGCCGGTTGCAGCCAATGCGCAAGTCGCCCGATCCGGGTTTGCTGCCTGCGACACACCCTCCTGCATAG
- the folP gene encoding dihydropteroate synthase: MSDKLYIQPLTLVTCPQAVAGDAIRLAGGMAYAREFAVVVTRDGAVVQRELVTPEGIDEAFGRLPDSLGAEAEAQWAGLRMAHPPLQLGERTIRLDQPQVMGILNVTPDSFSDGGKFLDDPEEAQAHAGAMLEAGAAIIDIGGESTRPGAAAVWEGDEIKRVIPAVEHCVRMGAAVSIDTRRPGVMEAALAAGAHIINDVSALRHDPRSLEFAAASGVPVILMHAPGDGDDLHSDGNYGSVVFDVFDWLRAARDRAVEAGIPRERIVLDPGIGFGKTLAENLALLNALPLFHALGQPMLLGVSRKRMIGALSNEAEAHKRLGGSVMLAVAGMQAGYQLLRVHDVYDTVQARNVWRGLRDAALTDFSSLADD; encoded by the coding sequence TTGTCCGACAAGCTCTACATCCAGCCGCTGACGCTCGTTACCTGCCCGCAGGCCGTGGCTGGAGACGCGATCCGCCTCGCCGGTGGGATGGCCTATGCCCGCGAGTTCGCCGTCGTCGTGACCCGCGACGGAGCGGTCGTACAGCGCGAGTTGGTCACGCCTGAAGGTATCGACGAGGCATTCGGCCGGCTTCCGGATTCCCTTGGCGCGGAGGCGGAGGCCCAATGGGCAGGGCTGCGCATGGCGCATCCGCCGCTGCAACTGGGCGAGCGGACTATCCGGCTCGACCAGCCGCAGGTCATGGGCATCCTCAACGTCACGCCCGACAGCTTTTCGGACGGTGGCAAGTTCCTCGACGATCCCGAGGAGGCCCAGGCCCATGCCGGCGCTATGCTGGAGGCCGGCGCCGCGATCATCGACATCGGCGGTGAAAGCACGCGTCCGGGCGCCGCGGCGGTGTGGGAAGGCGACGAGATCAAGCGGGTGATCCCGGCTGTGGAGCACTGCGTCAGGATGGGCGCAGCCGTCAGCATCGACACTCGCCGTCCGGGGGTTATGGAAGCTGCCCTCGCGGCGGGCGCGCATATCATCAACGACGTTTCGGCCCTGCGCCACGACCCGCGCAGCCTCGAATTCGCAGCGGCCAGCGGTGTTCCGGTTATCCTCATGCATGCCCCGGGCGACGGCGACGACCTTCACTCCGACGGCAACTATGGCAGCGTGGTGTTCGACGTGTTCGACTGGCTTCGCGCTGCCCGCGACCGAGCGGTCGAGGCGGGCATTCCGCGCGAGCGGATCGTGCTCGACCCCGGCATCGGCTTCGGCAAGACCCTGGCCGAGAACCTCGCCCTCTTGAACGCGTTGCCGTTGTTCCACGCGCTCGGCCAGCCCATGCTTCTCGGCGTGAGCCGTAAGCGGATGATCGGCGCGCTCTCGAACGAAGCAGAGGCCCACAAGCGGCTCGGAGGCAGCGTGATGCTGGCAGTCGCCGGGATGCAGGCCGGCTACCAGTTGCTGCGCGTCCATGACGTTTACGACACGGTGCAGGCGCGCAATGTCTGGCGTGGGCTGCGCGATGCGGCGCTGACGGACTTCAGCAGCCTGGCGGACGATTGA
- a CDS encoding site-specific DNA-methyltransferase, producing the protein MGVVTTLRAPRARAAEPVKLPLGQILSGDCIEAMRSLPSASVDLVFADPPYNLQLGGDLNRPDGSHVDAVTDHWDRFDSFATYDAFTKDWLTEARRILKPDGALWVIGSYHNIFRVGALLQDLGFWILNDIVWRKSNPMPNFRGTRFTNAHETLIWASMGEKSRYHFNYRAMKTLNDELQMRSDWVLPICSGQERLKEGGHKAHPTQKPEALLYRVLLATTETGDVVLDPFFGTGTTGAVAKRLGRNWIGCERETDYRRIAMERIEGALPLDESALATMQSRKQAPKVAFGALVEAGFIAPGTEIFDRQRRWTAIVRADGSIECGRETGSIHGVGKTLQDAPSCNGWTFWHIMHEGQASPIDTLRQLYLLAVED; encoded by the coding sequence ATGGGCGTTGTCACTACACTCCGGGCGCCGCGTGCCCGCGCCGCCGAGCCGGTCAAGCTGCCGCTCGGGCAGATACTTTCAGGCGACTGCATCGAGGCGATGCGCTCGCTTCCGAGCGCGTCGGTCGACCTCGTGTTCGCCGATCCGCCTTACAACTTGCAACTTGGCGGCGACCTCAACCGCCCCGACGGCAGCCATGTCGATGCCGTGACCGATCACTGGGACCGGTTCGACAGCTTCGCAACTTATGACGCGTTCACAAAGGATTGGCTGACGGAGGCGAGACGAATTCTCAAGCCCGACGGCGCCCTCTGGGTGATCGGAAGCTATCACAACATCTTCCGCGTTGGCGCGTTGCTGCAGGACCTGGGGTTCTGGATCCTCAACGACATCGTCTGGCGCAAGTCGAACCCGATGCCGAACTTCCGCGGCACCCGGTTCACCAACGCGCACGAGACGCTGATCTGGGCGAGCATGGGCGAGAAGTCCCGCTACCACTTCAACTATCGCGCGATGAAAACGCTCAACGACGAGCTGCAGATGCGCAGCGATTGGGTTCTGCCGATCTGCAGCGGGCAAGAGCGGCTCAAGGAAGGCGGCCACAAGGCGCACCCGACGCAGAAGCCCGAAGCCTTGCTTTACCGCGTGCTGCTGGCGACGACCGAGACCGGCGACGTGGTGCTCGATCCGTTCTTCGGCACCGGCACCACCGGTGCGGTGGCCAAGCGCCTCGGCCGCAACTGGATCGGCTGCGAGCGCGAGACTGACTATCGTCGCATCGCCATGGAGCGGATCGAAGGCGCACTGCCGCTCGACGAAAGCGCGCTGGCGACGATGCAGAGCCGCAAGCAGGCGCCCAAGGTGGCGTTCGGGGCGCTGGTCGAGGCGGGCTTCATCGCCCCCGGCACCGAGATCTTCGACCGCCAACGCCGCTGGACCGCCATCGTGCGCGCCGACGGTTCGATCGAATGCGGGCGCGAGACCGGCTCGATCCACGGTGTCGGCAAGACGCTGCAGGACGCACCGAGCTGCAATGGCTGGACGTTCTGGCACATCATGCACGAGGGGCAGGCGAGCCCGATCGATACCTTGCGCCAGCTCTATCTGCTGGCGGTGGAGGATTAA